From Herbaspirillum sp. WKF16:
AAGTAATGGTAGAACGATCCCTTGGGGATGTCGGCGGCCGACAGGATCTCGGACAGGCCCACGCCCGAGAAGCCCTTCTGCGCGATGATCGCGCGGCCGGCCGTCAGGATGTTGCGCTTGTTTTCGCCATAGCTTTCTCTCATGCCGGCCATTCTAGCGAAAAATTAGACCGGTCGTCTAAGACCGGCCTTTTTCAGCCTGCCGGCCGCGCCGGCGCCGGTGCCGGGAATAGCGGCCGCACCGCCAGCGCGACCAGCGCCATGGCCAGCCATACCGCGCCCCATCCGCGCCATTGCAGCAGCGCCGGCGCCGCCTGCGCGGTGAGGAAGAAGACGCCGAACACGCAACTGTTGCCCAGCCCCAGCGCGGTGCCGACCTGCGCCGGCCCGGCCATCACGGCCAGTTCGGTATAGGCCACGCCGTGCCAGGCCGAGACCGCCACACCGGCCGCCACCAGCGCCGCGGCCAATACGCCCGCCTCCTGCACGCCGCCGATAGCCAGCGCCGCCAGCAAGGCGAACAGCGCCGCGCTCAGCAAGGCGCAGCCGCGCAGGTAGCTGCGGCGGTTGCCGCGCCGGTCGGTCCAGCGGCCGCTGGCGATGCGGCACACCGCCGCCCCCACCTGCACCGCCGTCAGCGCCGCGCTGATGAGCAGCAGGCCGGCATGACCGGCCTCATTGAGGAAGATGCCGCCGAAACTGATCAGCGCCACCTGCGGCGCGCACAAGAGGCCAGTGGCCAGCGCCAGGCGCCACACCACGGCGCGACGCAGGGCCGCGGGCGCGGCCGATGCCGCCTGCGCCGAGGCTTGCGCGATCGGC
This genomic window contains:
- a CDS encoding MFS transporter; its protein translation is MQSAAMSDRPAAPPARHRWKVLAAGVAANASFSAIFSGIPVTSVVLRADYRLGNAELGLALGLLSLGVALGELPWGVLTDKLGDRKVLLAGLLGTVAALWLLIVKALPGQGGATYSWLCAGLMLAGLLGGSVNGASGRAVMGWFADGERGLAMSIRQTAVPLGGGIGALLLPSLAAHAGFGAVYAALMAGCLASVGLTLLWLREPPIAQASAQAASAAPAALRRAVVWRLALATGLLCAPQVALISFGGIFLNEAGHAGLLLISAALTAVQVGAAVCRIASGRWTDRRGNRRSYLRGCALLSAALFALLAALAIGGVQEAGVLAAALVAAGVAVSAWHGVAYTELAVMAGPAQVGTALGLGNSCVFGVFFLTAQAAPALLQWRGWGAVWLAMALVALAVRPLFPAPAPARPAG